One window of the Falco biarmicus isolate bFalBia1 chromosome Z, bFalBia1.pri, whole genome shotgun sequence genome contains the following:
- the NMRK1 gene encoding nicotinamide riboside kinase 1 isoform X1, which produces MARNSQEIVLCLLESSGTISNLFLGIASHCLKAAEICQEIFWSVTNGGKTTLSEKLKKMFPNCDVISQDDFFKPESEVETDERGFKLYDVLDALYMDEMVKSIRNWMKSPASSGVVTEGPQNTCDNLKNTDDVYILIVEGFLLYNYEPLNELWNRRYFLTLPYEECKRRRSTRVYQPADTLGYFDGHVWPMYLKYKNELEENASNIVYLDGTRSQEELLSYVYSDIIQELKKLREGNQQFAA; this is translated from the exons TTCTTGGCATTGCTAGTCACTGtctgaaagctgctgaaatcTGCCAGGAAATTTTCTGGAG TGTGACAAATGGGGGGAAAACAACGCTGTCGGAAAAgcttaagaaaatgtttcccaACTGTGACGTAATCTCTCAGGATGACTTCTTTAAG CCAGAGTCTGAAGTAGAAACAGATGAACGTGGATTTAAGCTGTATGATG TACTTGATGCCCTCTATATGGATGAAATGGTGAAAAGTATTCGGAATTGGATGAAAAGTCCAGCAAGCTCAGGTGTTGTGACAGAAGGGCCACAGAATACATGTGAcaatctgaaaaatacagatgacGTTTATATTTTGATTGTTGAAGGCTTTCTGCTATACAATTATGA GCCACTTAATGAACTATGGAATAGAAGATATTTTTTGACCCTTCCTTATGAGGAGTGCAAAAGGAGAAGGAG CACCAGAGTCTATCAGCCAGCAGATACACTGGGGTACTTCGATGGACACGTGTGGCCTATGtatctgaaatataaaaatgaattggAAGAGAATGCAAGTAACATTG TTTACTTGGATGGAACCAGATCCCAAGAGGAGCTTCTGTCCTATGTGTATAGTGATATAatacaggaattaaaaaagctGAGGGAAGGAA atcAGCAGTTCGCAGCATGA
- the NMRK1 gene encoding nicotinamide riboside kinase 1 isoform X2: MKVLVIGLGGVTNGGKTTLSEKLKKMFPNCDVISQDDFFKPESEVETDERGFKLYDVLDALYMDEMVKSIRNWMKSPASSGVVTEGPQNTCDNLKNTDDVYILIVEGFLLYNYEPLNELWNRRYFLTLPYEECKRRRSTRVYQPADTLGYFDGHVWPMYLKYKNELEENASNIVYLDGTRSQEELLSYVYSDIIQELKKLREGNQQFAA, from the exons TGTGACAAATGGGGGGAAAACAACGCTGTCGGAAAAgcttaagaaaatgtttcccaACTGTGACGTAATCTCTCAGGATGACTTCTTTAAG CCAGAGTCTGAAGTAGAAACAGATGAACGTGGATTTAAGCTGTATGATG TACTTGATGCCCTCTATATGGATGAAATGGTGAAAAGTATTCGGAATTGGATGAAAAGTCCAGCAAGCTCAGGTGTTGTGACAGAAGGGCCACAGAATACATGTGAcaatctgaaaaatacagatgacGTTTATATTTTGATTGTTGAAGGCTTTCTGCTATACAATTATGA GCCACTTAATGAACTATGGAATAGAAGATATTTTTTGACCCTTCCTTATGAGGAGTGCAAAAGGAGAAGGAG CACCAGAGTCTATCAGCCAGCAGATACACTGGGGTACTTCGATGGACACGTGTGGCCTATGtatctgaaatataaaaatgaattggAAGAGAATGCAAGTAACATTG TTTACTTGGATGGAACCAGATCCCAAGAGGAGCTTCTGTCCTATGTGTATAGTGATATAatacaggaattaaaaaagctGAGGGAAGGAA atcAGCAGTTCGCAGCATGA
- the NMRK1 gene encoding nicotinamide riboside kinase 1 isoform X4: protein MFPNCDVISQDDFFKPESEVETDERGFKLYDVLDALYMDEMVKSIRNWMKSPASSGVVTEGPQNTCDNLKNTDDVYILIVEGFLLYNYEPLNELWNRRYFLTLPYEECKRRRSTRVYQPADTLGYFDGHVWPMYLKYKNELEENASNIVYLDGTRSQEELLSYVYSDIIQELKKLREGNQQFAA, encoded by the exons atgtttcccaACTGTGACGTAATCTCTCAGGATGACTTCTTTAAG CCAGAGTCTGAAGTAGAAACAGATGAACGTGGATTTAAGCTGTATGATG TACTTGATGCCCTCTATATGGATGAAATGGTGAAAAGTATTCGGAATTGGATGAAAAGTCCAGCAAGCTCAGGTGTTGTGACAGAAGGGCCACAGAATACATGTGAcaatctgaaaaatacagatgacGTTTATATTTTGATTGTTGAAGGCTTTCTGCTATACAATTATGA GCCACTTAATGAACTATGGAATAGAAGATATTTTTTGACCCTTCCTTATGAGGAGTGCAAAAGGAGAAGGAG CACCAGAGTCTATCAGCCAGCAGATACACTGGGGTACTTCGATGGACACGTGTGGCCTATGtatctgaaatataaaaatgaattggAAGAGAATGCAAGTAACATTG TTTACTTGGATGGAACCAGATCCCAAGAGGAGCTTCTGTCCTATGTGTATAGTGATATAatacaggaattaaaaaagctGAGGGAAGGAA atcAGCAGTTCGCAGCATGA